The sequence CCAAATGTACCCATGTAAAGAACGCACATTAACCAGTTGTCTTTGCGCTTAAAAATAATTGCCTGATCAGCGAATGAAGCTTTAGCATCAGCAATATCATTCATACCAAACCAGCTAGCAATCGTACAAATAATGATGAAAGGCACAAAGACAAAGGCACCGTTTTGTAACCAGATTGATGATGTTGCACCATTAGCTTGGGTGATTGTCTGTGGGTTGCCGCCGAGCCAGCCAAAAACGCTAGTGGCGATAACAAGAGGAACAACCAATTGAACAACTGATACACCAAGGTTACCAATGCCAGCATTTAAGCCCATTGCTTTACCTTTTTCGCTCTTTGGGTAGAAAAAGGAAATATTAGCCATTGATGATGAGAAGTTACCGCCACCAAAGCCACAAAGCAATGAAAGTGCAACCATAACCCAATAAGGGGTTTCTGGGTTTTGCACGGCAAAACCAATACCAATTGCAGGAATTAAAAGCGATGCAGTGGTAAGAGCTGTCCAACGACGGCCACCGAAAATGGGTACCATAAACGAATAGAAAATGCGAAGAGTACCACCTGAAAGACCGGGAAGAGCCGCAAGCCAGAACAATTGCGTTGCTGTATAATTAAAACCAGCTTTAGGCAGTTCTGATACTGTTACGGACCAAACTTGCCAAATAGCAAAAGCTAAAAGAAGTGCAGGAATTGAGATCCAAAGATTTTTATTAGCTATTGCTTTACCAGTCCGTTGCCAGAATGACGCATCTTCAGGGTTCCAAGTAGTTAGAACGTATTTATTATTAGGATTAGACATTAGCGTAGCTCCGGAAATTCGGCAAGGGTCTCACCCATTTCGGCAAGGCGTTGTTGTTCCATGCGGCGAATTGAAAAGTGCATCCAAAGGAGGGAAACGGCGGCAATTGCGAAAAGCACCATAAAACAAGTGGTATAGACGCCGGTAATTTCAAGAATCTTTCCAAATATGATAGGAAGGATAAAGCCGCCAAGACCACCAATCATACCGACAAGACCACCAACAGCACCGACATTTTCAGGGAAATAAACCGGAATATGCTTATAAACTGCGGCCTTTCCAAGTGCCATGGCAAAGCCAAGGATAAACACAATAATGGTAAAGGTAATGTAACCTGTTGCCATATGGAACGAGATTGGACCATTTATGCTTTCAATAGTATATTGTGTTGGTGGGTAGCAAAGGAAAAAGGATGTGATAACCGATACAGTAAGCGTCCAATACATCACCTTACGAGCGCCAAGAGTATCAGAAAGATAACCACCATAAATACGGAACAAGCTGGCAGGGATTGAGAAAAATGCAGCAACAATACCTGCGGTTCTTAAATCAAACGCATAAACATTCATAAGATATTTAGGAAGCCATGCTGCAAGGGCGATAAAGCCACCAAAAACAAAGAAATAATACAGTGAAAAGCGCCATACTTGCAATTTGGCGAGCGGGGAAAGCTCTAGCCAGCTGCTATTAGGCTTTTGACCACTTTTACGTTGTGCAACAAGTGTAGGATCGTCTTTGGTGAAGACAAAGAATACAATACCCGTCACAGCAAGGGCTATGGCCCAAACAATCGCCACCGCATGCCAGCCACCGCCAATATTGGAAACAGTTGGCGCAAAAAGCTTTGTAACTGCTGCACCAACATTGCCAGCGCCGAAAATACCAAGTGCGAGACCAAGGCGCGGGCTACCTTTAAACCAGCGAGCAACATAAGCAACGCCAGAGGAGAAGGCGCCACCAGCAAGACCAATACCAAGAGCTGCTAGAAGCATTTGATTATAGGTTGTGGCAAAGGTCAGAAGATATGTAGCAATAGCAGCTAGAAGCATTGTTATAAGAGTAACAAGACGTCCACCATATTGTTCGGACCAGATGCCGAGCGGAATACGAACGAGCGAACCGGTTAAAATTGGTGTACCAACTAAGAGTCCAAATTGGCTTTGGGATAAACCTAACTGGTCTTGGATCTGAACGCCGATAATTGCGAATATAGTCCAGATGGCGAAACAAATGGTAAAAGCAAAAGTGCTCAACCATAACGCGGAGTTTTGCCCAGCGGGGGCCTTTATTTGTTTGTTTTCCATTTTTTTATCCAGCAAATTTAGTCTGGTTAAAACGCATCACGATAAAATTCGTTGCGTCGATGCTGGCAATATGAACTTAGAATAAATACAGTCGTTGATTTGAATCAATCTAAAGAAGGAAAGCTCTTTGAAAGCTATCAGATTGATTTACTTAGTTTTGTATATGAATAATGTTGCATATACGATTGATTTTTATTATTTTTGCGATTGATTTTTATCAATCATAATTGTGGAGAAATTGCTAATAAGCGACTCTTCTTATCGGGTAAGGCTTGTAATTGTTCACAATCAATAAAGGTGATTAGATTTTAATATTTAGATAAAAACGCTGAGGGTTTTAGGCGTGAATGACATTAACTGTTTAAATGTTAATTTTGCTCATCACGCAACTGATTGATGTTGTTTATCGATGGTGTTGCAAGATAAATCTGGCGGAAACTTTTTTGGGTTGCATCCATTAATTCATCTTTTGGCCATGTGTTGGAGGATTAAGTTTAACAAGTGCCGTTGCTGAAAAAAGTGGATGGCTAAAATGCGGATTAGGGAACCCGTGCATTTTGCGCAGTCTTAATGTAGCTAATATTATCTATTGGATAAAGCCAAAATACTTTAGTTCAAAATCAACGTGAAGTTCATTTCGCTCAAATTTTATTGGTTTTGTATTGGATAAATGATAATCAGCCATTTAACTCATTAATTGGTTGACAAAAATCATATTTCGCTATGCCAGTTTTGCAATGCTTTATCCTTAACCGGCCCTAGCAATTTAACCTCAATCTTGCAAAAATTTGTCATGAAGTTATTGTCTTTGGTTTTAACCAATCCTTCGCTAGCAGCAACATAAACCAACTAAGATATCTTGCGCCTATGCCGCCATCAAAAACCATGTTAATTTATTTTAATGCAAGACGCGCGCATAATTCAGCTTCTTTTCCTAACCCAATAATAACACACGGGGTAATATTTTTCCAAATGAAGTTAAATGTTATATACTCAAATTTGGGGAGTGATAATCGTAGACTAAAATAGTATAAAGCAATTCTGCAATACTTGCTCGTGTAGAATAATCTAATAAGTCAGCCTTTAGTATATAATGCAGACTAGAAGTAACGTAAGGGAATAGCACATATCTACCAATATCTTCATGATACATGGAAACACATTTTACTTCAATATTGACATTACCTTTTGTGTCTATTCTTTCAATTCATCAATTGAAGGATACATCGTTTTTTGTATATGGGCCAGAGTCTTAGGCATTGTGATATTCATTTTGATAGCTTGAAAGTGTTTATAGACATAAAGATATTTTCATTGATCTTTTACATAACTTCCATATATATCCTTTTTCCTGATAAAAGGGGAAAGTGATATGACGCTTGACTAATTGAAATAACAACTGATCGCTCATCAGGGTTTGCATAACAAATCCAAAGGAATTGCGGAAAATGCTTTAACTGCTTTTTACATCGCTGCTGATCAAAATTTCCCTATAATGTTGGATGGTTGCTTAACCAAAGATGGCGCGGTTATTGTTTGTCATGACCACTTGTCAGCTTTATCATTGGAAGCTAAAATCATCAGTTGCCTTGCAAGGGTATTGTCGGACAAAGAGTTAGTGATAGCAATGATGTTATTCAAAGCTTGGAGGACGTTCTTGAAAAGCTTCAAGGTCGAACACCGGTATTAGTCAATCTGATGGCAATCCTCCTCATTTTAATGAAGATTTAGCAACCGCTACGAATGATATATTGCGCCTTTATGGAAATAATGCAGCAATGCTAGCAGGGGACTTTCATATATTAAGACGCTTTCGCGTATCGGCTGAAGGTATTGCTCATGGTATGCGTGCAAGCAGCATTCAGCGCAGCGCGATTGAATGGAATTTTCTATGCTGACCCGTGATGTTTAGTTTATTTTATATAATAAGAAGGACTTGACTAATGTTTTTGCACATTTTATGCGCCAACGCGTGCAGGTGCCTATTATTACCGGTGTTATACAAAAAATCGAGCAATGGTTGGCGATTGAAAAGCTAGTCGATCAAATGGTTTTTGAGGCTTTTAATTCCGATGATATAGAGTAAGGGTTGTTCAGATAGTCAAAATAATTATTATTTGACTTGCAAAATGCCCTAAATTAGCCCATTTAAAGCTTTTTATTATTGCTTATTGTATCATATCCATTACTATAACTTTTTTGATTTGACTGCTGATAATTGGAAAAGCTGAAGTGATGTTGAGGAGAAGCACTTATAGCATAATTAATTAGAGAAAATATTCATTAATTATACGATCTAATAATTAAACTGCGCCAAGGGCTTGAATTTGATTCTTTTGGCAACCAATTATCTGTTCAGAAGCGTGATGCATGTTTGCAAAAATTGGGGCATGCATTATGGCGGTGGGGGCCGTTGGTCCCAGAAAGGACATGAAATGCAAAATAACGAGAAGACTAAAAAAGCCGAGAACGGGCTTTACGCCGTTCTGCCGCTAAGAGATATTGTTGTCTTCCCGCATATGATTGTGCCGCTCTTTGTTGGGCGTGAAAAGTCAATTAAAGCTATTGAAGTGGCTATGCGTGAAGATAAGCAAATTTTGCTTGCAACGCAAAAAAATGCCGCCGACGATGATCCAAAAACTGAAGACATTTATGAAATTGGCACTTTAGCTAATATTTTGCAATTGCTTAAACTACCTGATGGTACAGTTAAGGTACTTGTCGAAGGTGTGGCGCGTGCTCAATTATCGGTGTTCTCAGAAGATGATGGTTACATTCAGGCTGAGGCATTGGTTCTTCACGAAGGTGAGGAAGATAAGGTTGAGATTGAGGCGTTAGCACGTTCGGTTGTTGCTGATTTTGAAAATTATGTGAAATTGAATAAAAAGATTTCACCAGAGGTTGTAACGGCAGTTAGCCAAATTGACGAGCCCTCAAAATTAGCAGACACCATTGCATCGCATCTTGCTATTAAGCTTTCTGAAAAGCAGGAAATGCTATCGCTCCTTTCTGTTGCCCAAAGACTTGAAAAAGCGCTTTCTTTTATGGAAGGTGAAATTTCAGTTCTGCAGGTTGAGAAACGTATTAGATCGCGTGTTAAACGCCAGATGGAAAAAACTCAGCGAGAATATTATCTCAATGAACAGATGAAGGCGATCCAGAAAGAGCTTGGCGAAGGCGAAGATGGCCGTGATGAAGTATCTGAAATTGAAGAGCTTGCAAAAAATACCAAGTTAAGCAAAGAGGCTCAGGAAAAGACCGCAGCTGAGGTTAAAAAACTTCGCTCCATGTCGCCAATGTCTGCTGAAGCAACTGTGGTGCGTAATTATCTTGATTGGTTGCTAACGATTCCTTGGGGCAAAAAGTCCAAGATTAAAAAGGATCTCAATTTTGCGGAAAAGGTTCTTGATGAGGAGCATTTCGGCCTTGATAAGGTAAAAGAACGTATTGTTGAGTATCTCGCAGTGCAAAGTAGGATTTCTAAAATTAAAGGTCCAATTCTTTGCTTGGTAGGCCCTCCTGGCGTTGGTAAGACGTCGCTTGCACGTTCTATTGCTAAGGCAACGGGTCGTGAATATGTTCGTATGTCGTTAGGTGGTGTACGTGATGAATCAGAAATTCGCGGTCATCGTCGTACGTATATTGGTTCAATGCCCGGTAAAATTATTCAATCAATGAAAAAGGCTAAGCGTTCTAATCCGCTTTTCCTTTTGGATGAGATTGATAAAATGGGACAAGATTTCCGTGGTGATCCATCATCTGCTTTATTGGAAGTGTTGGATCCAGAACAGAACTCAACCTTTATGGATCATTATCTAGAAGTTGAATATGATTTATCTGACGTCATGTTTGTGACAACAGCTAATACACTTAATATTCCAGGTCCATTGCTTGATCGTATGGAAATTATCCGCATTGCTGGTTATACAGAAGATGAAAAAGTTGAGATTGCAAAGCGTCATTTATTGCCTAAAGCCATTAGTGATCATGCAATTTCAAAAGATGAGTTTTTTGTTGATGAAAGTGCTATCCGCTCGATTATTCAATATTACACTCGTGAAGCAGGTGTAAGAAGCCTTGAACGTGAGCTCATGAAGCTTGCTCGCAAAGCAGTAACCGAGATTATTAAGACAGGTAAAAAATCGGTTACAATCACTGCTGATAATATTGACGAATATCTTGGTGTTAAGCGTTATCGCTTTGGCCAAATTGATGGCGAAGACCAAATTGGTATTGTTACTGGTTTAGCTTGGACTGAGGTTGGTGGTGAGTTGCTGACTATTGAAGGTGTCATGATGCCAGGTAAAGGTCGTATGACTGTAACTGGTAACCTACGTGATGTTATGAAGGAGTCGATTTCAGCTGCTGCATCTTATGTACGCTCGCGAGCTGTTGATTTTGGTATTGAGCCACCTTTCTTTGATAAACGTGATATTCACGTCCATGTTCCAGAAGGTGCAACACCAAAAGATGGTCCTTCAGCTGGCGTTGGCATGATGACAGCAATTGTATCTATTATGACTGGCATTCCTGTGCGTAAGGATGTCGCCATGACGGGTGAAATTACATTGCGTGGCCGCGTATTGCCGATTGGCGGTTTGAAAGAAAAGCTGCTTGCTGCATTGCGTGGTGGTATTAAGACAGTTCTTATTCCAGAAGAAAATGCCAAGGATTTGGTGGAAATTCCAGATAATGTTAAGAATAATATGGAAATAATACCAGTATCTCATGCAAGTGAAGTGCTTAAGCATGCTTTAGTCCGTCAGCCAGAGGCTATTGAATGGACAGAGCCATTGAGTCCAGTTTCAACGGCTTCAGATACAGATGAAGACAAGGGGGCTCATGCAATAGCGCACTGATTCACGTTAAAAAAAGAGGAAAAGAGCGGTTTTTACCGCTCTTTTTTTTGTTTTGAATGAAATTTTGTTGCTTTTTTGCAAGTAAATAATGAAAAACGCCAGAAAACTGGTGGTTGCAGCATTTTTTTCTTCAAATTGCTGTAGATTTGAATAAACTTGCTTTATAGCTAAAATTGTATTGTTTTGTCTCCGGTAAATCAGGAAAGGAAATACCGAATGAATAAGAACGAACTCGTCAGCTCCGTTGCAGAAAAAGCTGGTCTTACAAAAGTGCAAGCTGGTGCAGCTGTGGATGCATTTATTGCTTCTGTTACCGAAGCACTGCAAGCTGGCGGTGATGTACGTTTGCCTGGTTTTGGTGCCTTCGAAGTATCTCATCGTGCCGCTACTAAGGGTCGTATCCCAACAACCAATGTAGAAATTGATATTCCTGCTCGTAACGTGCCAAAATTTTCAGCTGGCAAATCTCTTAAAGAAGCAGTTAATACGAAATAATTTTTATTTTGTTTTAGAAAGAATTTAGGGCGGAGATATCCGCCCTTTTTGTTATTCGCTCTTTTATTGTTTTCTGTCTAGCATTAAGATGAGTATAGCGTTTATATATTATGGAATAAAAACTCTAAGGCCGTCCATATTTTCGGTTAAAAAGATTTGACATGCTAAACGAGAATTCTCATTAGTCTCATCGGCAAAATCTAACATATCAATTTCCATTATGCTTGGCTCCGGCAATTCGTCTTGCCATTTTTGATCAATATAGACATGGCATGTGGCGCAAGCACAGGCGCCACCACATTCACCAATGATTCCTTTTATACTGTTGAGGACTGCCAATTCCATTAATGATGTGCCAATTTCGCCATTTATTGCTATTTCGTTCATTTCTGGCAAAGTTATAAACAATATTTTTACCATAATAAAATTATCCTATTAATAACTGAAATTATTTGCTTTTACGTTAATTCTCACTTAAGGTGTTACGTAATTATGTAATTGATTTGTTCTGTTTTGTATCGCGTTTTGTTCAGAACTTCTTCCTTTCACATTTCTTAACAGGCATAAAGCGACTAGTCTTGCAGAAATGATTCTTGCAGATTAATAATGGTGATGAGACGGATTATGGCACGTAGAACCAAAGCAGATAAGTTTGATATCGATGTTGAAGCCGCTTTAGAGGATGCTCTTGACTTTAATTTTGATGATGATGCTTTGCGCTCACCTTCAATAGAAGAAAACGCAGTAGAACAAAATACATCTCAAGAAAAATTGTCTCATAGCAGTTCATCCGATCATATTGATGGTGCAAAAACTTCAGATCAAAATAGTCATGATGACGAATTGTTGCAAGAGCTTGGCTTGGAAAGCGCTTTTGAAGAAAGTATTCTTGATGAAGTTGATTCAGAGCTTTTCGATCTTGAAAGTCTTGAACAGCAAATGGCATTGGCTGCTGAAGAGCTTGTTGCTCATACCAATAAATCTGAAAGTATTGCTGAAGAGGTAGTTCCTGGTCAGGTAAACGAAAAGCTAATGGATAATGATATTTCTGTATCATTCATGGATGCAGTCGCTGATGAATTATCAAATGGCATTAGTTTGACGAATGATGAAATGGCTCCAGAAGTCACCAATGTGCGTCCTGTTCCACGTGTAGGTAGTTTGTCTAAAAGTGGCAATAGTGATCATTCGTCTTTAGCTGCGGCTTCGATTGATTCTGATGTTCAGGATGCAATTAGCTCTAAAGCACCAAGCTCGACCGTTTCTGCCCATTCAAATACCCGCGATTTAGGTCGTATAGGTCTAAATGTTGCCAGCAATGAAAATGGTGCTACGGA comes from Bartonella sp. HY038 and encodes:
- the lon gene encoding endopeptidase La — its product is MQNNEKTKKAENGLYAVLPLRDIVVFPHMIVPLFVGREKSIKAIEVAMREDKQILLATQKNAADDDPKTEDIYEIGTLANILQLLKLPDGTVKVLVEGVARAQLSVFSEDDGYIQAEALVLHEGEEDKVEIEALARSVVADFENYVKLNKKISPEVVTAVSQIDEPSKLADTIASHLAIKLSEKQEMLSLLSVAQRLEKALSFMEGEISVLQVEKRIRSRVKRQMEKTQREYYLNEQMKAIQKELGEGEDGRDEVSEIEELAKNTKLSKEAQEKTAAEVKKLRSMSPMSAEATVVRNYLDWLLTIPWGKKSKIKKDLNFAEKVLDEEHFGLDKVKERIVEYLAVQSRISKIKGPILCLVGPPGVGKTSLARSIAKATGREYVRMSLGGVRDESEIRGHRRTYIGSMPGKIIQSMKKAKRSNPLFLLDEIDKMGQDFRGDPSSALLEVLDPEQNSTFMDHYLEVEYDLSDVMFVTTANTLNIPGPLLDRMEIIRIAGYTEDEKVEIAKRHLLPKAISDHAISKDEFFVDESAIRSIIQYYTREAGVRSLERELMKLARKAVTEIIKTGKKSVTITADNIDEYLGVKRYRFGQIDGEDQIGIVTGLAWTEVGGELLTIEGVMMPGKGRMTVTGNLRDVMKESISAAASYVRSRAVDFGIEPPFFDKRDIHVHVPEGATPKDGPSAGVGMMTAIVSIMTGIPVRKDVAMTGEITLRGRVLPIGGLKEKLLAALRGGIKTVLIPEENAKDLVEIPDNVKNNMEIIPVSHASEVLKHALVRQPEAIEWTEPLSPVSTASDTDEDKGAHAIAH
- a CDS encoding HU family DNA-binding protein, encoding MNKNELVSSVAEKAGLTKVQAGAAVDAFIASVTEALQAGGDVRLPGFGAFEVSHRAATKGRIPTTNVEIDIPARNVPKFSAGKSLKEAVNTK
- a CDS encoding 2Fe-2S iron-sulfur cluster-binding protein — translated: MVKILFITLPEMNEIAINGEIGTSLMELAVLNSIKGIIGECGGACACATCHVYIDQKWQDELPEPSIMEIDMLDFADETNENSRLACQIFLTENMDGLRVFIP